From Lolium perenne isolate Kyuss_39 chromosome 5, Kyuss_2.0, whole genome shotgun sequence, a single genomic window includes:
- the LOC127300266 gene encoding uncharacterized protein translates to MLLEKIILLISTFHRYWDLDKLSQHMFSNFLSAGWEHAVVMAGMVDTSSAPCPARKISRNSRTAQKKPGEKLSTSHPRMPRAHDPLTSSIHCQFTTATLIASMAQDHATLHSGVASKNVILNLTASISACLYRPSPRWTQFLPSSSPSTIVSPRCSTTRRSKEVLLKELIACRLGGQ, encoded by the exons ATGTTGCTTGAGAAG ATAATTTTGCTGATATCCACATTTCACAG GTACTGGGACCTTGATAAGCTCAGCCAACACATGTTCAGCAACTTTCTGAGCGCTG GTTGGGAACATGCGGTGGTGATGGCAGGTATGGTTGATACGTCATCCGCTCCATGTCCCGCAAGAAAAATCTCACGGAACAGCAGGACCGCCCAAAAAAAACCAGGAGAAAAACTGTCCACTTCCCACCCACGCATGCCAAGAGCCCACGATCCCCTCACAAGTTCTATCCATTGCCAGTTCACCACTGCCACGCTGATTGCTTCGATGGCACAAGACCATGCCACCCTCCACTCCGGTGTGGCCTCCAAGAATGTCATCCTTAACCTCACGGCGAGCATCTCCGCCTGCCTCTACCGCCCCTCGCCGCGTTGGACCCAG TTCCTTCCGTCATCGTCTCCGTCGACTATCGTCTCGCCCCGGTGCAGCACAACAAGGAGATCTAAGGAGGTCCTTCTCAAGGAGCTCATCGCCTGCAGGTTGGGAGGACAATAG